In the Oceanibaculum indicum P24 genome, GACCAGTTCGGAAACGCGCAGGCCGCTGGCATAGAGCAGTTCCAGCAGCGCCAGCATGCGCGCGCCCTCTGGTCCCGGCAGGGCGGAGGCGGCATCCAGCAGCTTTTCGACTTCCGCCTCACTCAGGATCTTCGGCAGGGGTCGGCTGCGGCGCGGCGCATCGACCACGGTGCAGGGATTATCCTCGCGGAAGCCCTCGGCATGCAGGAATTTGTGGAACTGCCGCAATGCGGACAGCCGCCGGGCAGAGGTGCTGGCCGCCATGCCGGCACGCGACAGCCCGGCCATATAGTCCCGGATATCGCCGGTGCTGGCCGCATCGGCGCTGCGTTTCCGCCGGGTCAGGAAATCCGTGAAATCCTCCAGGTCACGCCGGTAGGCCTGCAGCGTATTGGCGGCAATGCCGCGCTCGGCGACCAGCATTTCCAGGAAGGTTTCGACAGCATGACCGGCGGTCATCGCCCGTGTTCCGGCTAGAAACCGTGCGCGATGGCGGCTTCCAGCGCCAGCTGCCGCGAGGCTTCTGGCTGGCTGGCCTGGCGCAGCGCCTGCACGATACGGCGCAGCGGCACGGTATCCACCTGTTCCAGAGGCTCGCTGCCCGCGGCGACCAGCGCCAGCGCCAGTGTCTCTCCGGTGCGGCCTTCCTGGCCAGCGCTGTCCAGAGCGAACCACAGCGTCGGCGAGGGCAGGGCGGTGGCCTGGCTGTACGGGCCGTCCAGCCAGCCGCGCCACAGTGTGGAGGGCACCGGCTCGCCACTGGCATCCAGCAGCGCTGTCAGCAGGGTGGCACGTGCCGGTCCTTCGTTCGGGCGGGCGGCAATCAGCGCGTTCAGGGACGCTTCCAGTGCGGTGTTTTCCCAGACCGTAGCGGTATCGTCGCCGGCCAGCCGCGCCAGCGGCCAGAGCCGCAGCCAGGCTGTCGCCGCCATCTCGTCGAA is a window encoding:
- the xerD gene encoding site-specific tyrosine recombinase XerD, which gives rise to MTAGHAVETFLEMLVAERGIAANTLQAYRRDLEDFTDFLTRRKRSADAASTGDIRDYMAGLSRAGMAASTSARRLSALRQFHKFLHAEGFREDNPCTVVDAPRRSRPLPKILSEAEVEKLLDAASALPGPEGARMLALLELLYASGLRVSELVGLPLAAVTRDTGMLIVRGKGGKERMVPLTEAAIRAVAAYREDRDAFLKEGQKSPFLFPSRGESGHLTRHRFAQLLKELAISAGIDHEKVSPHVLRHAFATHLLDHGADLRSVQQMLGHADISTTQIYTHVVEERLRRLVEQHHPLARTGRKG